Proteins from one Bacteroidales bacterium genomic window:
- the pgmB gene encoding beta-phosphoglucomutase: protein MKAIIFDLDGVIVDTARFHYIAWKNLANELGFDFTEKDNERLKGVSRMTSLDILLKIGNIKIEKEKKYFYAEQKNQCYVEYINTMTPQDILPGVKNFLTKVKEEGYKIALGSASKNARTILIRVGLIDFFDSIIDGNKVTNAKPDPEIFLKAASELNVKPNECIVFEDAVAGVEAAIAGGMYCIGVGSEEILSKANFVIPDFKEMNIEKFKKHIDTNTL from the coding sequence ATTAAAGCTATTATTTTCGATTTAGATGGTGTTATTGTTGATACAGCAAGATTTCACTATATAGCATGGAAAAACTTAGCAAATGAATTGGGATTTGATTTTACTGAAAAAGATAATGAAAGGCTTAAAGGTGTTAGTCGAATGACTTCTCTTGATATACTTCTCAAAATCGGAAACATAAAAATTGAAAAAGAAAAGAAGTATTTTTATGCCGAACAAAAAAATCAATGTTATGTTGAATATATAAATACAATGACTCCACAGGATATTTTGCCGGGAGTAAAAAATTTTCTAACAAAAGTAAAGGAAGAAGGATATAAAATTGCTTTAGGATCAGCAAGTAAAAATGCACGTACAATTCTAATAAGAGTTGGACTAATTGATTTTTTTGATTCAATTATTGATGGTAATAAAGTTACTAATGCAAAACCTGACCCTGAAATTTTTCTTAAAGCAGCTTCCGAACTTAATGTAAAACCAAACGAATGTATTGTTTTTGAAGATGCTGTTGCAGGTGTTGAAGCTGCCATTGCCGGCGGTATGTATTGTATTGGTGTAGGTTCAGAAGAAATATTATCAAAAGCAAATTTTGTTATTCCTGATTTTAAAGAAATGAATATTGAAAAATTTAAAAAACATATTGATACAAACACATTATAA